In Senegalia massiliensis, the following proteins share a genomic window:
- the gyrB gene encoding DNA topoisomerase (ATP-hydrolyzing) subunit B, with translation MALNEKNRNYGAEQIQVLEGLEPVRKRPGMYIGSTGPKGLHHLVYEVVDNSIDEALAGVCDKIEVILNKDGSVTVSDNGSGIPVDIHPKTGKSTVETVLTVLHAGGKFDNGAYKVSGGLHGVGVSVVNALSTWLEVNVKRNGNLYNQKFKRGIPQSSLEVIDKAKGTGTSVTFMPDKEIFEDINFKYETLEHRLMEMAFLNKGITITIEDKIKDKKKVFHYEGGIKAFVKHLNRNRNAIHNRIIYYEGEKEGSTVEIAIQYTDSYNENIFTFANNINTQEGGTHLSGLKSALTRTVNDYARRNGILKDKDNNLSGEDIREGITTVLSVKLADPQFEGQTKTKLGNSEMRGIVDGIVSSAVDSFLEENPKEAKIIIEKSLRASRAREAARKARDLTRRKNVLESSALPGKLADCSERDASLSEIFIVEGDSAGGSAKQGRDRRTQAILPLKGKIMNVEKARLDKILNFAEIKAMITAFGSGIGEEFDVEKLRYHKIVIMTDADVDGAHIRTLILTFFYRYMKPLIENGFIYIAQPPLYKVKAGKQEFYAYSDKELNKILRQDLKDIKIKPSISRYKGLGEMNPEQLWDTTMDPENRILLQVSIDDAVAADEIFTTLMGDKVQPRREFIEENAKSVQNLDV, from the coding sequence ATGGCGTTAAATGAAAAAAATAGAAATTATGGTGCTGAACAGATACAAGTATTAGAAGGTTTAGAACCAGTTAGAAAAAGACCTGGAATGTATATAGGTAGCACAGGACCTAAAGGATTGCATCATCTTGTATATGAAGTAGTAGATAATAGTATAGATGAAGCATTAGCTGGAGTATGCGATAAAATAGAAGTTATTTTAAACAAAGATGGTTCAGTTACAGTAAGTGATAATGGTAGTGGTATACCTGTTGATATTCATCCTAAAACAGGTAAATCAACAGTTGAAACAGTTTTAACAGTTCTTCATGCTGGAGGAAAATTTGATAATGGTGCATATAAAGTATCAGGTGGATTACATGGAGTTGGTGTATCTGTAGTTAATGCATTATCAACATGGCTTGAAGTAAATGTAAAGAGAAATGGTAACTTATATAATCAAAAGTTTAAAAGGGGTATACCTCAATCATCTTTAGAAGTAATTGATAAAGCAAAAGGAACAGGTACAAGTGTTACATTTATGCCTGATAAAGAAATATTTGAGGATATAAATTTTAAATATGAGACACTTGAACACAGATTAATGGAAATGGCTTTTTTAAATAAAGGCATAACCATAACTATAGAAGATAAAATAAAAGATAAAAAGAAAGTATTTCACTATGAAGGTGGAATAAAAGCATTCGTTAAACATTTAAATAGAAATAGAAATGCTATTCATAATAGGATTATATATTATGAAGGTGAAAAAGAAGGATCTACTGTAGAAATAGCTATTCAATATACTGATAGTTACAATGAAAATATCTTTACTTTTGCAAATAATATAAATACTCAAGAAGGCGGAACACATTTAAGTGGTCTTAAATCAGCACTTACAAGAACTGTAAATGATTATGCTAGAAGAAATGGAATATTAAAAGATAAAGATAATAATTTAAGTGGTGAAGATATAAGAGAAGGTATAACTACAGTATTATCAGTAAAACTTGCAGACCCTCAGTTTGAAGGACAGACGAAAACTAAACTTGGAAATAGTGAAATGAGAGGTATTGTAGATGGTATAGTTAGTAGTGCAGTTGATAGCTTTTTAGAAGAGAATCCTAAAGAAGCTAAAATAATAATAGAGAAGTCACTTAGAGCATCTCGTGCACGTGAAGCTGCAAGAAAAGCAAGAGATTTAACTCGTAGAAAAAATGTATTAGAGAGTTCAGCTTTACCAGGAAAATTAGCTGATTGCTCTGAAAGAGATGCATCTCTTTCAGAAATATTTATAGTCGAGGGAGATTCAGCGGGAGGTTCTGCTAAACAAGGTAGAGATAGAAGGACTCAAGCCATATTACCTTTAAAAGGTAAAATTATGAATGTAGAAAAGGCACGTTTAGATAAAATATTAAATTTTGCTGAAATAAAAGCAATGATAACAGCATTTGGATCAGGGATTGGAGAAGAGTTTGATGTAGAAAAATTAAGATATCATAAAATAGTTATAATGACAGATGCAGATGTTGATGGTGCTCACATTAGAACATTAATACTGACATTCTTCTATAGATATATGAAGCCTTTAATAGAAAATGGATTTATATATATAGCACAGCCACCTTTATATAAAGTAAAAGCTGGAAAACAAGAATTTTATGCTTATTCAGACAAAGAATTAAATAAAATTCTAAGACAAGATCTTAAAGATATCAAAATTAAACCATCAATTTCAAGATATAAAGGTCTTGGTGAGATGAATCCAGAACAGTTATGGGATACTACAATGGATCCTGAAAATAGAATACTGTTACAAGTGAGTATAGATGATGCAGTGGCAGCAGATGAAATATTTACTACTCTTATGGGAGATAAAGTTCAACCAAGAAGAGAATTTATAGAAGAAAATGCAAAAAGTGTTCAAAATTTAGATGTTTAA
- the yidD gene encoding membrane protein insertion efficiency factor YidD, whose product MKCIIKKIIILYQRYISPMKGRTCRFYPTCSAYSLEAIEKLGVFRGSIKSIWRILRCNPFNSGGYDPVEKNKK is encoded by the coding sequence GTGAAGTGTATAATTAAAAAAATTATAATACTTTATCAGAGATACATTTCACCAATGAAAGGAAGAACCTGTAGATTTTATCCAACTTGTTCAGCTTATAGTTTAGAGGCCATTGAAAAATTAGGCGTTTTTAGAGGTAGCATAAAATCAATTTGGAGAATATTGAGGTGTAATCCTTTTAATTCTGGAGGATATGATCCAGTAGAAAAAAATAAAAAATAA
- the recF gene encoding DNA replication/repair protein RecF (All proteins in this family for which functions are known are DNA-binding proteins that assist the filamentation of RecA onto DNA for the initiation of recombination or recombinational repair.): MHIKSVKLINFRNYKGIKVFLNSNLNIFLGENGEGKTNLLESLYIASSGKSFRTNKDKELINLNKNEAYVGVELVKEDTIKTIEIKLDNNKPKRIKINGIEQDKISDIFGVLQAVIFSPEDLKIVKEGPYHRRNFLDIEITQIKPIYKSILNDYSRVLAQRNNLLKVIPYDDKKRKLLFVWNKQLIELGTKIMIFRNSFVNRLIPISKEIHKSITKGEEVLDISYISSLNINKMDKNTIIKNFEKILLENENNDIEKGSTSIGPHKDDLEIKINDKDVRMFGSQGQKRTTVLSLKLAEIELIKQETEEYPILLLDDVFSELDINRRRYLVSRFKDIQTIITSNDDINTPHMDKIDKKTYYIKDGDILYSK; the protein is encoded by the coding sequence ATGCATATAAAAAGTGTAAAGTTAATAAATTTTAGAAACTATAAAGGAATAAAAGTGTTTTTAAATTCTAATCTTAATATATTTTTAGGAGAAAATGGTGAAGGTAAAACTAATTTATTAGAATCTTTATATATAGCTTCAAGTGGAAAATCTTTTAGAACAAATAAAGATAAGGAACTTATAAATTTAAATAAAAATGAAGCATATGTAGGTGTAGAATTAGTAAAAGAAGATACTATAAAAACAATAGAAATAAAATTAGATAATAATAAACCTAAAAGAATCAAAATAAATGGTATTGAACAAGATAAAATATCAGATATATTTGGTGTTTTACAGGCAGTTATATTTTCACCAGAAGATTTAAAAATTGTAAAAGAAGGTCCATATCATAGACGAAATTTTTTAGATATAGAAATAACACAGATAAAACCTATTTATAAAAGTATATTAAATGATTATAGCAGAGTATTAGCCCAAAGAAATAATTTACTTAAAGTGATACCTTATGATGACAAAAAAAGAAAATTATTATTTGTATGGAATAAACAATTAATAGAGTTAGGAACAAAAATAATGATATTTAGAAACTCTTTTGTAAATAGACTGATACCTATATCAAAAGAAATTCATAAAAGTATAACTAAAGGTGAAGAAGTTTTAGATATATCTTATATCTCATCTTTAAATATAAATAAAATGGATAAAAACACAATAATAAAAAATTTCGAAAAAATATTATTAGAAAATGAAAATAATGATATAGAAAAAGGAAGTACAAGCATTGGACCACATAAAGATGATTTGGAAATTAAAATAAATGATAAAGATGTAAGAATGTTTGGATCACAAGGACAAAAAAGGACTACTGTATTATCACTTAAATTAGCTGAAATCGAACTTATAAAACAAGAAACAGAAGAATATCCAATATTACTTTTAGATGATGTATTCTCAGAGTTAGATATAAACAGACGTAGATATCTTGTTTCTAGATTTAAAGATATTCAAACAATAATAACATCTAATGATGATATAAATACTCCCCATATGGACAAAATAGATAAAAAAACTTATTATATTAAGGATGGAGATATTTTATATAGTAAATAA
- the dnaA gene encoding chromosomal replication initiator protein DnaA, translated as MSDNLDDLWIRTLKIIKAELTEVSFNTWLKSINPVSIDNNDIILAVPNEFTKSILEGRYLTLIKNSINQVSNSNYDIRFVIPGEDLDKNVDRPLNKSNNKEKQVEIPLKSQLRPKYTFDQFVIGNSNRFAHAASLAVAEAPAKAYNPLFIYGGVGLGKTHLMNAIGHYILDQNPNANVAYVSSEKFTNELINSIRDDKNVEFRNKYRHVDVLLIDDIQFIAGKERTQEEFFHTFNALHEANKQIIISSDRPPKEIPTLEDRLRSRFEWGLIADIQQPDLETRIAILKKKANLENLEIDNEVFLFIANKIRSNIRELEGALIRIIAYSSLTNKDITIELANEALKDIISGNNNEKIDVNRIKKVVAKHFNVKIEDFNSKKRARSISHPRQIAMYLSRELTDLSLPKIGDEFGGRDHTTVIHAYDKISNSIKNDKELKSSIEQIEKELKGN; from the coding sequence ATGTCAGATAACTTAGATGACTTATGGATTAGAACTCTCAAAATAATAAAGGCAGAACTCACTGAAGTTAGTTTTAATACATGGTTAAAAAGTATTAATCCAGTATCAATAGATAATAATGACATAATACTAGCTGTTCCAAATGAATTTACGAAATCAATTCTTGAGGGTCGCTATTTAACTCTCATTAAAAATTCTATAAATCAAGTATCAAATAGTAATTATGATATTAGATTTGTTATTCCTGGAGAAGATTTGGACAAAAATGTAGACAGGCCTTTAAATAAATCCAATAATAAAGAGAAACAAGTTGAAATACCTCTTAAATCTCAACTAAGACCAAAATATACATTTGATCAATTTGTAATAGGTAATAGTAATAGATTTGCACATGCTGCTTCCCTTGCAGTAGCTGAAGCACCTGCAAAAGCTTATAATCCTTTATTTATTTATGGTGGAGTTGGACTTGGAAAAACCCATCTAATGAATGCAATAGGTCATTATATATTAGATCAAAATCCTAATGCAAATGTTGCTTATGTTTCATCAGAAAAATTTACAAATGAGCTTATAAATTCTATAAGAGATGATAAAAATGTAGAATTTAGAAATAAATATAGACATGTAGATGTATTATTAATAGATGATATTCAATTTATTGCAGGAAAAGAAAGAACTCAAGAAGAATTTTTCCATACATTTAATGCACTTCATGAAGCTAACAAACAAATTATAATATCAAGTGATAGACCACCAAAAGAAATACCTACACTTGAAGATAGATTAAGATCTAGATTTGAATGGGGGCTTATAGCAGATATTCAACAACCCGATTTAGAAACTAGAATAGCAATATTAAAGAAGAAAGCAAACTTAGAGAATTTAGAAATAGATAATGAAGTATTTTTATTTATTGCCAACAAAATTCGTTCTAATATAAGAGAGCTAGAAGGAGCATTAATAAGAATAATCGCTTATTCTTCTCTTACAAATAAAGATATTACTATAGAGCTAGCTAATGAAGCATTAAAAGATATCATATCAGGTAATAATAATGAAAAGATTGATGTAAATCGCATAAAGAAAGTAGTAGCTAAACATTTTAATGTTAAGATTGAAGATTTTAATTCTAAAAAAAGAGCACGTTCAATATCTCATCCAAGACAGATAGCAATGTATTTATCACGTGAACTTACAGATTTATCATTGCCTAAAATAGGAGATGAATTTGGAGGAAGAGATCATACTACTGTAATACATGCTTATGACAAAATATCTAATAGTATTAAAAATGATAAAGAACTTAAATCTAGTATTGAGCAAATAGAAAAAGAGCTTAAAGGTAATTAA
- the dnaN gene encoding DNA polymerase III subunit beta: MKIKIGQNILSKYISIVQKGISSKTTLPILSGILVEAYENKLQLTGTDLELGIETKLDCEVIEEGKIVITSRIFGDIIKKLPNDEVIITTDDDNNIHISCSNSEFNIQGHSAEEYPELPYIDNESSFDIPKDLLKNMIRQTVFATAVEETRPILTGALLEIKNNDLALVALDGYRLALKKSKADCEDLKVVIPSKTLNEVSRILDEEDDNVNIKFTTNHILFDLGDTIINSRLLEGQFLNYKDIIREEYTSKVTVKTNNIKQSIERASLLAREGRNNLVKFEIKDNKMTITSNSEIGNVHEELDIELEGEDITIAFNSKYILDGLKVIDSDIINMNFISNVNPCIIKPVEDENYTYLVLPVRLAEVN; this comes from the coding sequence ATGAAAATTAAAATCGGACAAAATATATTGTCAAAATATATATCCATAGTACAAAAAGGAATTTCATCAAAAACTACATTACCAATACTAAGTGGTATTTTAGTAGAAGCATATGAAAATAAGTTACAATTAACTGGAACTGATTTAGAATTAGGAATAGAAACAAAATTAGATTGTGAAGTTATAGAAGAAGGTAAAATTGTTATAACATCTAGAATATTTGGAGATATAATAAAAAAGTTACCTAATGATGAAGTAATTATTACTACCGACGATGATAATAATATACATATTAGTTGTAGTAATTCAGAGTTTAATATTCAAGGACATTCTGCTGAAGAATATCCGGAGCTACCTTATATAGATAATGAAAGTTCATTTGATATTCCAAAAGACTTACTAAAAAATATGATAAGACAAACTGTCTTTGCAACAGCAGTAGAAGAAACAAGACCTATACTTACTGGAGCATTACTTGAAATAAAAAATAATGATTTAGCTTTAGTAGCATTAGATGGCTATAGATTAGCTCTTAAAAAATCTAAAGCTGATTGTGAAGATTTAAAAGTAGTAATACCTTCTAAAACATTAAATGAAGTAAGTAGAATATTAGATGAAGAAGATGATAATGTAAATATAAAATTCACAACAAATCATATATTATTTGATTTAGGTGATACAATAATTAATTCAAGATTATTAGAAGGGCAATTTTTAAACTATAAGGACATAATAAGAGAAGAATATACATCTAAAGTTACAGTAAAAACTAATAATATAAAACAAAGTATAGAAAGAGCATCACTTTTAGCACGTGAAGGAAGAAATAATTTAGTTAAGTTTGAAATAAAAGACAATAAAATGACAATAACATCTAATTCTGAAATTGGTAATGTACATGAAGAGTTAGATATAGAGTTGGAAGGTGAAGATATTACAATAGCTTTTAATTCTAAATATATTTTAGATGGTTTAAAAGTTATAGATAGTGATATAATAAATATGAACTTTATATCTAATGTAAATCCATGTATAATAAAACCAGTAGAAGATGAAAACTACACTTATTTGGTGTTACCAGTAAGACTTGCAGAAGTAAATTAA
- a CDS encoding YidC/Oxa1 family membrane protein insertase, with amino-acid sequence MDIFARPLGKLVDFIYNFVAGANLDFESFSAYAISIIIATIIVKLIILPLTLKQTKSMKNMQKIQPKMQELQKKYKNDKETLNMKTMELYKEYKVNPFGGCLPLLIQFPIIIGFFRVLREPVKYVFESPEAYDAINKSFLWIDNLKDTDLWILPIVAALTTYFQSKMMTAQQPSNGDNAAQSSQKMMTTIMPIMILFFARSVPAGLALYWVISNTFQIVQQFIINRNAGALKEDIK; translated from the coding sequence ATGGATATCTTTGCTCGTCCCTTGGGAAAACTAGTTGATTTTATATATAATTTTGTTGCAGGGGCTAATTTAGATTTTGAATCTTTCTCAGCTTATGCAATATCAATTATAATTGCTACTATAATAGTTAAACTTATTATATTACCTTTAACATTAAAGCAAACAAAATCAATGAAAAACATGCAAAAAATTCAACCTAAGATGCAAGAACTACAAAAGAAATATAAGAATGATAAAGAAACTTTAAATATGAAAACAATGGAATTATATAAAGAATATAAAGTAAATCCTTTTGGAGGATGTCTCCCTTTACTTATACAATTTCCAATAATAATTGGATTTTTTAGAGTTCTTAGAGAGCCAGTAAAATATGTATTTGAATCTCCAGAAGCATATGATGCAATAAACAAGAGTTTTTTATGGATAGATAACTTAAAAGATACTGATCTTTGGATATTACCAATAGTTGCAGCACTAACTACTTATTTCCAAAGTAAAATGATGACAGCACAACAACCTAGTAATGGAGACAATGCAGCTCAATCTAGTCAAAAGATGATGACTACTATAATGCCTATTATGATATTATTTTTTGCAAGATCTGTTCCTGCTGGACTTGCTCTATATTGGGTAATAAGTAATACATTCCAAATAGTGCAACAATTTATTATAAATAGAAATGCAGGAGCACTTAAGGAGGATATAAAATAA
- a CDS encoding LAGLIDADG family homing endonuclease — MFHYIDNHKSKKERYYELNSNLVPHYIRGIFDGDGWLSWNNNCAELGFGMGINILKYIKKIAEENSNVKNYNIKKYKSIYRYRITSKKEIIKLLNYLYSDANIYLNRKHEKYQNFCRLNSKLLEN, encoded by the coding sequence ATGTTTCATTATATAGATAATCATAAAAGCAAAAAAGAAAGATATTATGAACTTAATAGTAATTTAGTACCTCATTATATTAGAGGAATATTTGATGGAGATGGATGGTTATCTTGGAATAATAACTGTGCTGAATTAGGATTTGGAATGGGAATTAATATTTTAAAATATATTAAGAAAATAGCTGAAGAAAATAGTAATGTGAAGAATTACAATATAAAAAAATATAAATCTATATATCGTTATAGAATAACTTCAAAAAAAGAGATAATAAAATTATTAAATTATTTATATAGTGATGCAAATATTTATCTAAATAGAAAACATGAGAAATATCAAAATTTTTGCCGACTTAATTCAAAACTACTGGAGAATTAA
- a CDS encoding RNA-binding S4 domain-containing protein: MREVKIDTDYIKLDQLLKYADITQTGGHSKFLIKEGKVKVNGEKNTMRGKKIRKNDIVEVENEEKIIIK, encoded by the coding sequence ATGAGAGAAGTAAAAATTGATACAGATTATATTAAGTTAGATCAATTATTAAAATATGCAGATATTACACAAACAGGTGGACATAGTAAATTTCTTATAAAAGAAGGAAAAGTAAAAGTTAATGGAGAAAAAAATACAATGAGAGGAAAAAAAATAAGGAAAAATGATATTGTAGAAGTTGAAAATGAAGAAAAAATAATAATAAAATAA
- the rnpA gene encoding ribonuclease P protein component, protein MNKIESLKNNREFRRVYDKGKSLSNKYLVIFFIRNGLEHNRVGFSVTKKIGNAVIRNRVKRLIKEAFRLNSEGINQGYDIILLARIRCNQATYVDIEKSILNLFKRSKLNN, encoded by the coding sequence ATGAATAAAATAGAAAGTCTTAAAAACAATAGAGAGTTTAGAAGAGTATATGATAAAGGAAAGTCACTATCTAATAAATATTTAGTAATTTTTTTTATTAGAAATGGATTAGAACATAATAGAGTAGGTTTTTCTGTAACAAAAAAGATAGGAAATGCTGTAATTAGAAATAGAGTAAAAAGACTTATAAAAGAAGCTTTTAGACTAAATAGTGAAGGTATAAATCAGGGATATGATATTATATTGTTAGCTAGAATAAGGTGCAATCAAGCTACTTATGTAGATATAGAAAAATCAATTCTAAATTTATTTAAAAGAAGTAAATTAAATAATTAA
- the remB gene encoding extracellular matrix regulator RemB — protein MYVHIGGDYVIPFSEIISIINVDSMISRDTREFIRVCKKEGFLVNIVDQKIKTFIITEEKLKDTKNIKYASKSIVYCTNIKSTTIYKRINKIKERGNSYGVK, from the coding sequence ATGTATGTTCATATTGGAGGAGACTATGTAATACCTTTCTCAGAGATAATTAGTATAATTAATGTTGATTCAATGATATCAAGAGATACGAGAGAATTTATTAGAGTATGTAAAAAAGAAGGATTTCTAGTAAATATAGTAGATCAAAAGATAAAAACTTTTATTATAACAGAAGAAAAATTGAAAGATACGAAAAACATTAAATATGCAAGTAAAAGTATAGTGTATTGTACAAATATCAAATCAACTACAATTTACAAAAGAATTAATAAAATTAAAGAACGGGGGAACAGCTATGGCGTTAAATGA
- the rpmH gene encoding 50S ribosomal protein L34: MKRTYQPKKRQRSREHGFRKRMKNKSGRNVLQRRRRKGRKRLSA, from the coding sequence ATGAAGAGAACATACCAACCTAAAAAAAGACAAAGAAGTAGAGAACATGGGTTTAGAAAAAGAATGAAAAATAAATCAGGAAGAAATGTCCTACAAAGACGTAGAAGAAAAGGCAGAAAAAGATTGTCTGCATAA